ATAGCATCAACAAATTCGAACACATAAAACAATTCCTTTTGAAACAAGTAATAATCAGATTGTAATAAGGGAAAGGCTGtgctaatatttttttcgaaatttcTTTTCAACAACCCCAAACAACCTTTACTGTAGACGAATTTGGTTTATAGCATTCCTTTCAGATCCATTTTGAGCATAATCGTAAAATAGTTTGCACACATTGAAACATCCcaatgttttagtttgtttgGTTTGAGCATTCATGATGCATTGAATCCTGAAAAATATGACTCACCTTTATTcttgttttatagtttttactattctatttttttatagtaaacTCAATCtggaaaattttgttttaagctGTAAAGGTAATGTAGTTAACAGTCttagaataacaaatatcaCATTCTCTTGTTCTCGgtcgtcaacaatgagcaaagccatacCACATACATGGAGTCAGCTATAAGAGGCCTCGAAAGGACAATTGAACGAGAACAGTGTTTAAAGATTTGTCTGTTTTGCAATGTAGGATgaataaaaatagaattatgtCTGAATGTTTTTacgttaaaaaaacataaaacatataactatgAATTGAGCACATAAAAGTCGTGTAACTGCTTTCGATGTTGCAATATAAACCATATGTTCACATGTTCATTGATGAATCAATTTGAATACAGTTTTTAAACTAGAACAATCAGGTTAGATTGGTAGCATGTGAGTAGTTTCGGAGTACAActttaaatgtatgtttatgACGGAGGAAGAATAACGACGACGACGAGAGACGACGACCAATGCCATATGACAACAATAGATCACATAAACTTTGGGTTCAAGTGAGCTGAACATAAAATCGTATAGCATCCGATTCGGTTATACAGCATGTCAAAACTTTTTCGACtgaaacttttatcaatactaGTACTAAACATGTCTTTACTTTAAATCTTGATGGGataattaagaattaaataaagataaaaaaacctCAGAAATAAAACAGTTCAGGACATTCTCCTTGGATGATTCCATTGACTTATAAATGTTCAAATCTTTGAACtgcaagtatttttttatttgaaattgagtACATGCAAAAAGGAGAATGCTCCCCAATGTGTCTCCTTGAACAATTGCATTTGCAACTTGCAAGAAATCGAGTCTTGACATGCAACACATATACACATGTAGATAAACTATAAACCGACTGTCGGttttccaatgggaacaaactgtgcccctctactagccgacttatttcttttttattatgagGCTGAATTCATGCAGGCAcatcttaggaagaaagataagacgTTTGCAATATcttttaactctactttccgctatatagattatgttctttttttgtcactaaataattcaaaatttggtgactatatgaaacgcatctatcccattgagctagaaataaaggatactacagatacagtcaagtcggcttcatatcttgacttacatctagaaattgacaatgagggtcgattgaaaacaaacctttacgacaaaagagattatttcagcttttcaattgtgaactttccatttctaagtagcaacattccagcagcacctgcatacggggtatatatcttccagttgatacgatattcccatgcttgcatttcctatcatgattttctttatagagggttgttgctcacaaggaagctattaaacaaagagttcgaaatggtgaagttgaaatcatccattcgtaaattttacggacgccatcacgagttggttgaccgttatggaataaccgtttctaaaatgatatcggatatgttcctactgttcccttccctttcatgaatgtgacctaccatattagactatttaccggatttgttatcacataagcaacaccaCGGATGCCACAtctggaacaggatctgcttacccttccggagcacctgagattaactctagtttttggtggggttcgtgttgtttattctttagtttactatgttgtgtcatgtgtaatattgttcgtctttttgtcgttttcattttttgccatggcgttgtaagtttgttttagatttatgagtttgactgtccctttggtatctttcgtccctcttctataaTTGATAAGTAGTGAAATATAGGCGTCGCAACGGGAcatgtaatacatttttaaatcacACAAATGAAATGCAAAATTCTAGATATGAGTTATATGCAGTTTGTAGTATTAGAGATTGTCATAATAGAAAAGGAAATAAGTCGTAAAATAAACGGTATATATTTCGTGTTTATATCATACAGACTGAGTTATTGAACACAGCTAAATTGGatctttgattgataccttttaaTACACAGTTGTTATAAACGAAATTCATGTCGTTTATTTCCCCTGATACAAATCTGGCTCCCAAAATGCGTATACGGCCcaataaatgatattaaatgtgaaaaaaaccaAAGGAAAAATAACTCTAGACAGTTTATCAACAATTCTAGCTTTTTCTCTGTTTGTTAGACTCCTTTTTACAAATAGGAAAAATTCTGCCATCTTGTCTCGTTTTATctacaataaacaaattaagGTTATGTTTTCCTGTTTGCAATATTTATCATGTGTAAAGATTTTACAAGATATGATGTAAAATCAGTATTTGCAATCCAGTAATCCACTCTAAAAGAGAATCAAAAGAAGGTGACATGACAAATCAATGTATTAATTGTATTTCTGCTTCATCTGGTATATGCGATTGCTATGCTAAAATATcgtgtctttttttcaaataaaaacgaTTATTCTCATTATGAAAGGTActattatttttgtagacaGCATTTGGAATATACAAACATTCAGAGAACCAAAATTAATACTTttatgaaaaatcaaaactttgttTTTAGAACTTACTGTTTTagtatttgtacatgtatgttcattggATTCAATAGTCTGTTTTGACATTGGCGACTTTCTACGTCGTTCGACTCTTGATAGAACATTTACAAAGGCAAACTCTACAAGTGCTCCAAATACAAAGAGCAGACAGACAGCCATCCAAACGTCGATTGCTTTCACATAAGACACTTTTGGTAATGATTCACGTGCACCGGAACTCTGTGTTGTCATGGTGAGGACGGTTAATATTCCAATAGATATACGAGCAGGTGTGGCATCAACACTAATCCAAAAGGACACCCATGATAGAATGACTATAAGACAACTCGGTATATATATTTGGGTCAAATGATACCCAAAATTTCTCGATAGTGCTATGTCCATTTTCAGACACGTATATTCCTGTTTGTCCATGACTGAAATACAGATTTTGCTTTAATTAAAACACATATTATGTGACTTTAAACTTGTAACTAATTCTATAAATTTCATTGTCTTTTGATAAAAAGAGACAATAACCAATAACCGCTGTCTTATGTTATGATAATTAAATATTCTATAAAGATGCATTCATTTTGATAGATTTTGCATTTGACAATATGTCTTGCATAATTATTCGGCTAATTTCGAAGTGCTATGAAATATTAGCAAAGTATAATTTTACACTATTTCCTGTAATATATAATGTAATGCCTCGTCTGATTTGGTTTTATAGTTCTAATAAGATGTATTCGATTTACTCTCTAATAGAACATACACTTTACCTTTATCAAGTTCACTAAGTATACGTACCTTTAAAGATAAAGTACAATAATAACATTCTAAggatgttaaattttattaaggCGAACAGAACAGACACAACCAGAATCGTCTAAGTATAcattatgattattatttttattgaaaaataaaataaaaatttatagagcgctctatataaaaaaacaaaaattaccctaaggtataaaaaagaagatgtggtattattgccaaggagacaactatccacaaaggaccaaaatgacacaaacgttaacaattataggtaaccgtacggccttcgacaatgagcaaagcccataccgcatagtcagctataaaaggccccaataagacaatgtaaaacaattcaaacgagaaaactaacggactaatttatgtaaaaaaaaaatgaacgagaaacaaatatgtaacacataaacaaacgacaaccactgcactgacatacaggctcctgacttgggacaggcacatacataaataatgtggcagggttaaatatgttagcgggatcccaaccctccccctaacctgggacagtggtataacagtacaacacaaAAATCAGTGAACTAATATtcgtttttttcttatattaaattCTTTTCCTGTAATGTGTATATGCTACCATTGTGCCTATTAGATTTCTTTTAAGTAGATATACATACTTCCGTGATACACTTTGTCACAGCTATATGTTGTTATTCCATCTAACTGAAACTGAGGTAGTGACATGTCTTTGTCGTACACTATAGGTTCGTCGTCGTGCCATCTATATACAAGGTTGTCTGTTGTATAAGCGtctaaaaaaatcattcattcaCATTTACTTAAGAATTAAGTATTATTCCTCACAAATGACTCAGTTGGGAAGCATATTACAAAACATTGCGTAATTGATTTATAGATCTGTCCCCTCAAAATACGAAAAacggaaattaaaaaaaaaacaggtacaAGGAAATGTATTTAACACCATGTGTTAACGACAAAATTGATGTAAATACACAGTTATCGTTGACAAATACAACTTAATATCTTCCAAATTGTCttttaattataagaaatggcattaattaaataaataaatgaacctTACCACCTACagttaaactgtaaaaaaagaagattaaaCTTACAACTTTCTAATCCCAATGAACAGATCTGTTTATCTAATGGATACTTCTGTAAATTCATCTCACAAGAAAATGTTCCTGTTACTCtatatataatagataaaatacACGACAAATAATACTATAAATGCAATTAAGAAGTTAGCCTAGTAAGTGACTGCTGTaagtataatatttataattacattacacAATCTTGACATATTGAACTATATTTCATAATTCTATCAAATTCTGGCCGACCGGTCGTGCCGAGCCATTACATATAACTTCATTGTATATGAATTATTGCCCCTCGTGTGCAttgaatatttgccactggtgaaaaaaaatcttacaatttcacctcttattttatattgtgttcactacacaattttatattaaaagccTTTGCTTTGCAATTAAAATTAGATTATGAAAAATACTggtaatgcggggttcacacattgtcgagtattgctcccgtttgagatcagaccatattacgacacgaaaagtgaaaaagtcggattagtatcctcaattatctggaatgtcctatcattgtctgaacgcagtcgtttaagtgcgtaacagattcctacgggtcgggaaggttccgaatagttcggcaaagcaccccgacagtcaggtgcgtcccgtaacattcggggcgactcagccgattttgtctagtcggattactatcgtggctatgtcgtgacagcttctgctgtatcggatcgaatttctaacaatgtcttg
This Mytilus trossulus isolate FHL-02 chromosome 14, PNRI_Mtr1.1.1.hap1, whole genome shotgun sequence DNA region includes the following protein-coding sequences:
- the LOC134697562 gene encoding glycine receptor subunit alpha-3-like, encoding MTATCFMFVVFIVCATPVISLIGGKTDISKIRKNIMEQIFDNYDPTIPPHFIEEIPVESSVQLYILNIDTINDSLMEFSVSMFIRQRWTDIRLKYNNTVGVSRLELDTKVMQNVWVPDMFITNEKKADIHQVTAPNMLMHIHPNGDILYSMRVTGTFSCEMNLQKYPLDKQICSLGLESYAYTTDNLVYRWHDDEPIVYDKDMSLPQFQLDGITTYSCDKVYHGIMDKQEYTCLKMDIALSRNFGYHLTQIYIPSCLIVILSWVSFWISVDATPARISIGILTVLTMTTQSSGARESLPKVSYVKAIDVWMAVCLLFVFGALVEFAFVNVLSRVERRRKSPMSKQTIESNEHTCTNTKTSGLLDCKY